The Spirosoma foliorum genome has a window encoding:
- a CDS encoding RICIN domain-containing protein has translation MNTMYTYMPKLYAISCGLFSSFLCLLGSQTTVLGLSLPSATVPFATLSSPNSVSVIDPSKCYRLVSRLSGKVLSVDASAQNDGDKLNQRADLNQLTQGWRFTTSNAGYYSITILNTQKGIEVTNSSTADDALLEQWTYWGGNHQQWRLVRNADGYYNIINRNSNKAITVRNSSTADGAQISQMTLGTGQEQQWSIEERSCTATATTNQAPVVVATSTSLTGTSPLSVTFTGNKSYDPDGDPITYEWNFGDGSSYATEANPVKVFTAKAGSQGVGLVLNYTVQLTVIDSKGLRSPVQTFYVKLNNNNPTVKITSPVNNAKYPLDKATSYTLGATVAGNSIQSQIWQIKLRHNNREQLVKTTSGANPVVDISPAGCDGDDYYYVISVKVTDYNNLSGQDSVKIYPDCNSPKLNITGLTATTLTSNSVRLNWTNPTLPFDKVLVVGMAGSGLTDIPLEPNYTASSSFTGTGSVLPGGGKVLFQGTSTSVVVTDLTAGQPYYFRVYAHSGNGWSGGVQVSTVAVAANRPPVAVATTTSLTGSAPLSVTFTGDKSYDPDGDNLSYEWSFSDGTVLYGANQVKVFYLQTGQHGSGVISTYTAQLTAIDTKGLRTTSQVFTISLNSTATIKITSPVNNGKYPLDKATSFGLTAAVTNGSTNPPLWQVKLRRGTHEQLIKTTADNTIAIPPVGCDGVDTYYLISVTATAAGGGYSVTDSVKIYPDCNSSKLNVTGLTATTLTSSSVQLNWTNPTLPFDNVLVVGTVIDNRTDIPLEVSYAGNASTSFTNTNSAMPGGGKILYQGTGNSVTVTDLTGGQLYYFQVYAQAGNGWSGGVQVSATPTPLIPLLPGSVSSVEANKCYRLISRLSGKVLSVDASAQNDGDKLTQRTDANQLTQGWRFAATDGGYYSVKILNTQKGIEVTNSSTAEDALLEQWTYWGGSHQQWRLVRNADGYYNIINRNSNKAITVRNSSTAEGAQISQMTLGTGQQQQWIIVERTCPAGARVGASELGETFKLWPNPARDHVLIDLSSAIGQSVSLQLNDLQGRSLQQTQLEAAPTEPYRFDTGQLSEGLYLIQIKPLGQSPTTLRLLIQR, from the coding sequence ATGAACACAATGTATACGTACATGCCTAAGCTGTATGCCATCAGCTGTGGCCTTTTTAGTAGTTTCCTCTGTTTGCTGGGGAGCCAAACCACTGTTCTGGGATTGTCGCTGCCATCCGCAACAGTCCCATTTGCTACTCTGTCGTCGCCGAATTCTGTTTCGGTTATTGATCCCAGTAAGTGTTATCGACTCGTATCCCGACTAAGCGGTAAAGTATTAAGTGTAGACGCTAGTGCCCAGAACGACGGCGATAAACTCAACCAACGAGCCGATCTTAATCAGCTCACTCAGGGTTGGCGGTTTACTACTTCCAATGCAGGCTATTACAGCATCACGATTCTAAATACGCAGAAAGGTATTGAGGTCACCAACTCCTCAACGGCGGATGATGCCTTGCTGGAGCAATGGACGTATTGGGGGGGTAATCATCAGCAATGGCGTTTGGTACGCAATGCGGATGGGTACTACAACATCATCAATCGTAACTCGAACAAAGCCATCACGGTACGCAATTCGAGTACGGCTGATGGTGCCCAGATCAGTCAGATGACACTGGGAACGGGGCAGGAACAGCAGTGGAGTATTGAAGAGCGTAGTTGTACCGCCACTGCTACCACTAACCAGGCTCCTGTCGTTGTTGCTACCTCTACGTCACTAACGGGGACGTCGCCCCTCAGCGTGACCTTTACCGGCAACAAATCCTACGATCCAGATGGTGACCCTATCACCTACGAATGGAACTTTGGCGATGGAAGTAGCTATGCTACGGAAGCCAATCCTGTTAAGGTATTCACGGCAAAGGCTGGCAGTCAGGGTGTCGGGCTGGTACTCAACTATACGGTTCAGTTGACGGTCATCGATAGTAAAGGATTGCGCAGCCCTGTTCAGACATTTTATGTCAAACTCAACAACAATAACCCAACGGTTAAAATTACGAGCCCGGTCAATAATGCTAAATACCCCCTTGATAAAGCCACTAGCTATACGCTAGGTGCTACGGTCGCTGGCAATAGTATCCAATCGCAGATCTGGCAGATAAAGCTTCGCCACAACAATCGTGAGCAGCTTGTAAAAACCACATCAGGTGCTAATCCAGTTGTTGATATATCGCCCGCGGGCTGCGACGGCGATGATTACTATTACGTGATTTCGGTGAAAGTAACGGATTATAACAATCTGTCGGGGCAGGATTCTGTCAAGATTTATCCCGATTGTAACTCGCCCAAACTCAATATTACTGGCTTAACCGCAACCACGCTTACGAGTAACAGTGTGCGGCTTAACTGGACTAACCCAACGCTACCTTTCGACAAGGTGTTGGTCGTAGGGATGGCAGGATCAGGCCTTACAGATATACCGCTAGAGCCTAATTATACGGCCAGCTCAAGCTTTACGGGTACTGGTTCAGTTTTGCCAGGGGGCGGTAAGGTGCTCTTTCAAGGTACATCAACCTCGGTAGTCGTAACTGATCTGACAGCCGGACAGCCCTATTATTTTCGGGTTTATGCCCATTCAGGAAACGGTTGGTCGGGTGGTGTACAAGTGAGCACAGTCGCAGTTGCTGCAAATCGTCCTCCTGTAGCGGTAGCCACAACGACTTCATTGACAGGTTCAGCACCTTTGAGCGTGACCTTTACTGGCGACAAATCGTATGACCCCGACGGTGACAATCTGTCTTATGAGTGGAGTTTTAGCGATGGGACCGTTTTGTACGGAGCTAATCAGGTAAAGGTCTTCTATTTACAAACAGGGCAACACGGATCGGGTGTGATCAGCACTTATACAGCTCAACTCACGGCTATCGATACAAAGGGGTTGCGAACCACAAGTCAGGTATTTACGATTTCGCTTAACAGTACCGCAACGATTAAAATTACGAGCCCGGTCAATAATGGTAAATACCCTCTTGATAAAGCCACTAGTTTTGGGCTGACGGCTGCCGTTACCAATGGTAGTACCAATCCACCCTTATGGCAAGTGAAATTACGCCGTGGCACTCACGAACAATTGATTAAGACGACTGCCGATAACACCATCGCTATTCCGCCAGTAGGCTGTGATGGCGTAGATACCTATTATCTGATCTCTGTGACCGCGACAGCGGCAGGTGGTGGCTACTCGGTGACGGATTCTGTCAAGATCTACCCCGACTGTAATTCGTCCAAGCTCAATGTTACGGGACTGACGGCTACCACGCTGACGAGTAGTAGTGTACAACTCAACTGGACCAACCCGACTCTTCCTTTCGATAATGTGTTGGTTGTAGGGACTGTGATCGACAATCGTACGGATATACCGCTGGAGGTAAGCTACGCAGGAAATGCCAGCACAAGCTTCACGAATACTAATTCGGCTATGCCAGGGGGCGGAAAGATTCTTTATCAGGGAACAGGAAATTCGGTTACGGTAACTGACCTGACAGGCGGGCAACTCTATTATTTCCAGGTTTACGCCCAGGCAGGCAATGGCTGGTCTGGTGGGGTGCAAGTCAGCGCAACGCCAACACCACTTATTCCCTTGTTGCCAGGTTCCGTTTCGTCGGTTGAAGCGAATAAATGCTATCGACTCATATCCCGGCTTAGTGGAAAAGTGCTGAGTGTAGATGCCAGCGCCCAGAACGATGGCGATAAGTTAACTCAACGTACCGACGCCAATCAGCTCACGCAGGGCTGGCGCTTTGCTGCTACCGATGGTGGCTACTATAGCGTCAAAATTTTGAACACCCAGAAAGGTATTGAGGTGACCAATTCATCGACGGCGGAGGATGCATTGCTGGAGCAGTGGACGTATTGGGGGGGGAGTCATCAGCAATGGCGTTTGGTACGCAATGCGGATGGGTACTACAACATCATCAATCGTAACTCCAACAAAGCCATTACGGTACGCAATTCGAGCACGGCTGAGGGCGCTCAGATTAGTCAGATGACCTTGGGGACTGGTCAGCAACAGCAGTGGATTATTGTGGAACGGACGTGCCCAGCCGGAGCTAGAGTAGGTGCTTCAGAACTAGGGGAAACATTCAAATTATGGCCTAATCCAGCGAGAGATCATGTGTTGATTGACCTCAGTTCAGCCATTGGCCAATCTGTAAGTTTGCAACTGAATGACCTTCAAGGTCGATCACTCCAGCAAACGCAACTGGAGGCTGCTCCAACAGAACCGTATCGTTTCGATACAGGTCAATTATCAGAAGGCCTGTATTTGATTCAAATTAAACCTTTGGGGCAATCGCCAACGACATTGCGGCTGTTGATACAGCGGTAA
- a CDS encoding putative Ig domain-containing protein produces MISLLQFSHCTIWRVKSLLITLLCVGFLAQGKPIDSGISMIDASTDSTTVDSTLAKQTDSSGGADWLLRYGWLTSDGPKIEHPDGRISFEIVQNGGKKISDTKASLRAAPLSTLDYQPLMDLYNGTNGPNWTNHTGWGSGTDPCTGNNGSPWFGLTCDNGRVSKVSLTNNNLVGSLPGSLSMLTGLTVIQINQNSQLSGSIPTGLGNLTSLFGLELDNNALTGSIPTELSMLTNLLELNLHYNRLTGGIPSNLPTSLQMLDLQHNQLTGSLPANLLTMINIQSIVLSANQLTGTIPGNLSALTSLLNFNVSGNQLTGNIPTGLPASLQGFELQDNKLTGTIPTNLSKNIERLNLYNNQLTGGIPTNLNTLTKLTEINLHNNQLTGGIPTNLPTSLRFLNLNSNQLTGNIPATLGALPNLTDLNLSVNQLSGCFPASLTALCGAGRSANLSNNPGLPGAGDFDTFCNTGVGKDGFLAQASADQPEVCVQSVVSLSANGGSGYTYNWISPAGATLSGSSSQTVSATLTTSGVKTFTVVISSGLSCSSTATLRVTSNGLPTARLESNGILTCADPSVRLTATGGTSYTFVNSSGEVLAGSGNILTVTTPGTYSVMVGNANGCVSTTSTTVLGDTDPPTATILAPASSTITCTTTSLSLTATGGGTYRWDNNTTNAIRTVTAAGSYSVTVRAPNGCTAVATQVIMGNTDPPTADILAPASSTITCTTTSLSLTATGGGTYRWDNNTTNAIRTVTAAGTYSVTVRAPNGCTTVATQVIMGNTATISVSNPSTTTANQGTFFSQTFLASGGLTPRSFDLASGSLPDGLSLSTTGVLSGTPTQGGSFTITVRATDANGCSGIGASYVMTVADNTPIITDFAAVNTSMCVGSPFTFTATISNVTGTYNYTLTNGINLPSIGTKSGAAFSLNLTPSGSGNQSYTLVIRDNGQSASAIANITVSPFPIPSLTNNGPVSCTMTTVTLTASGGTSYTFTMGGVVVGTPGSSNTLNVTTAGGYAVRVANATGCASTTTTTVGSIVATVTVDNPTTANGVKNAAFSQDFSAQGGTSPRRFSVASGSLPTGLNLSTTGVLSGTPTQSGSFPITVRATDINGCSGVGASYVLTIVNNTPIIDNFAAVSNVVCSGSPFTFTATVSNVTGTYSYTLTNGINTPTSGTKTSATFSQSLTSVGSGSQSFTLVISDNSQSAFVTTDVIVNSLPTPSLTNNGPISCTLPAVTLTALGGNSYTFTTSGGIVVGIPGTANTVDVTTSGTYTVRVANATGCVSTTTTNVTGTIPTITVTNPATKSGTANVAFSQNFTASGGTAPRSFSMVSGRLPDGLSLASTGNLSGIPTEGGSFTIAVGATDANGCSGVGAAYILAITDNTPTIADFAAVNSSVCVGSTVTFTATVGNVSGSYTYTLTNGSGTPSTGTKSGAAFSLNETTAGAGIQSFTLTVRDNNQSSTAATDVLVSSFPVPGLTNNGPISCTMTTVTLTASGGNSYTFTLGGTVVGSSGSANTLDVTVAGTYTVRVANESGCASTTTTTVTSNTAIPALTVSPTSATLTNANPSTTLTASGTGSLLWSTGQTTPMISVTTSGNYSVTLTGANGCKATANVPVRGSDLTANILLPQAQFGASGTAAVGNFVVNVFEVGGLPTSSGNVTITVTAPIGYTIAFPASLTSIDVQNSGTVNVNNGQWTVTKSLANRQLSLTMNSGTFISGGGESSLGFTLTRTSANSGSTSSITVNVADDLTMTYDGNLSNNVYARIISGL; encoded by the coding sequence ATGATCTCTCTTTTACAGTTCAGTCATTGTACCATTTGGCGGGTGAAAAGCCTGCTGATTACGCTGCTTTGCGTCGGTTTTCTCGCTCAGGGGAAACCCATCGATTCTGGTATATCCATGATTGATGCCAGTACCGATTCAACCACTGTCGATAGCACATTGGCTAAACAAACGGACAGTAGCGGAGGAGCTGACTGGCTTTTACGCTATGGCTGGCTGACCAGCGATGGGCCGAAAATTGAGCACCCAGACGGAAGAATCTCGTTTGAGATAGTTCAAAATGGGGGAAAGAAAATCAGCGATACCAAGGCCAGCTTACGAGCCGCCCCGCTCTCAACGCTTGATTACCAGCCATTGATGGATTTGTACAATGGCACAAATGGGCCAAACTGGACCAACCATACAGGCTGGGGTAGCGGTACAGACCCCTGCACGGGTAATAATGGTAGTCCCTGGTTTGGCCTGACCTGCGATAATGGACGGGTAAGTAAGGTTTCGTTAACCAATAATAACCTGGTGGGTAGCCTTCCAGGTAGTCTGAGCATGCTCACAGGTTTAACCGTGATTCAGATTAACCAGAATTCACAATTGAGTGGCAGCATCCCTACAGGCTTGGGTAATTTAACCAGCCTGTTTGGCCTCGAACTGGATAACAATGCCTTGACGGGTTCGATTCCAACCGAGCTATCTATGCTGACTAACTTACTAGAACTTAATTTACATTATAATCGGTTAACGGGCGGCATTCCTTCTAATCTGCCTACAAGTCTGCAAATGCTTGATTTGCAGCACAATCAGCTAACGGGTAGCCTTCCCGCTAACTTGCTTACCATGATCAACATTCAGTCTATTGTTCTAAGTGCCAATCAGTTAACCGGTACTATTCCAGGCAATCTGAGTGCTTTGACCAGCCTGTTAAACTTTAATGTAAGTGGGAATCAGCTAACAGGCAACATTCCTACGGGCCTACCTGCGAGCCTGCAGGGATTCGAGTTACAGGATAATAAGTTGACCGGTACCATTCCGACTAATCTGTCTAAGAACATAGAAAGACTTAATTTATATAACAATCAGTTAACAGGTGGCATACCGACCAACCTGAACACGCTAACCAAACTGACAGAGATTAATTTACATAACAATCAGTTAACAGGTGGCATTCCAACGAATCTGCCTACGAGTCTGCGATTCCTTAATTTAAATAGCAATCAGTTAACGGGTAACATTCCTGCTACCTTGGGTGCTCTGCCCAACCTAACTGACCTTAATTTAAGTGTTAATCAGTTGAGCGGTTGCTTCCCGGCTTCATTAACAGCGCTTTGTGGAGCAGGACGTTCTGCTAACTTAAGTAATAATCCAGGTCTGCCAGGAGCGGGAGACTTCGACACATTCTGTAATACAGGCGTTGGTAAGGATGGATTTTTGGCCCAGGCTTCGGCTGATCAGCCTGAGGTCTGTGTCCAGAGCGTGGTCAGTTTAAGTGCTAACGGTGGAAGTGGCTACACGTACAACTGGATAAGCCCAGCCGGTGCCACACTAAGCGGTAGTTCAAGCCAGACCGTGTCGGCAACGCTGACTACTTCTGGAGTGAAAACCTTCACGGTGGTGATTAGTAGTGGACTGAGTTGCAGCAGCACAGCCACGCTTAGGGTCACATCGAACGGATTGCCCACAGCTAGGTTAGAGAGCAATGGTATCCTTACCTGTGCCGATCCTAGTGTTCGATTGACAGCTACCGGCGGTACATCGTACACCTTTGTCAACAGTAGCGGTGAGGTTTTGGCCGGATCAGGCAATATCCTAACAGTAACTACCCCTGGCACGTATTCGGTTATGGTAGGCAATGCCAATGGCTGTGTCAGTACCACTAGCACGACCGTCCTTGGCGACACAGATCCACCGACAGCTACTATTCTGGCTCCAGCCAGTAGCACAATAACCTGCACCACCACCAGCCTAAGCCTGACGGCCACCGGCGGAGGTACTTACCGCTGGGATAATAATACGACCAATGCCATCCGAACCGTTACTGCAGCAGGTAGCTATTCTGTAACCGTTAGAGCCCCTAACGGCTGTACTGCAGTGGCCACGCAGGTCATTATGGGCAACACGGACCCACCAACCGCCGACATTCTGGCTCCAGCCAGTAGCACAATAACCTGCACCACCACCAGCCTAAGCCTGACGGCCACCGGCGGAGGTACTTACCGCTGGGACAACAATACGACCAATGCCATCCGGACCGTTACCGCAGCAGGTACCTATTCGGTCACGGTTAGAGCCCCTAACGGCTGTACTACAGTGGCTACGCAGGTTATTATGGGTAACACCGCCACTATATCGGTGTCGAATCCTTCGACCACAACAGCTAACCAGGGCACGTTCTTTAGCCAGACTTTTCTGGCCAGTGGTGGGTTGACCCCTCGTAGTTTTGATTTAGCTAGCGGCAGTTTACCGGATGGCTTAAGTCTGTCTACTACAGGCGTGTTGTCGGGTACACCTACCCAGGGTGGTAGTTTTACCATTACAGTACGAGCTACAGATGCCAATGGCTGCTCTGGCATAGGAGCATCTTATGTTATGACCGTTGCAGATAACACGCCTATCATTACTGATTTTGCAGCCGTGAATACGAGTATGTGTGTGGGTAGCCCCTTCACCTTTACGGCTACAATCAGCAACGTAACAGGCACCTACAACTACACGCTCACGAATGGTATTAACCTCCCCTCAATTGGCACAAAAAGTGGTGCTGCTTTCAGTCTGAATCTGACTCCTTCCGGGTCAGGAAATCAGAGCTACACATTGGTTATCAGAGACAACGGTCAGTCGGCATCAGCAATTGCCAATATAACCGTAAGCCCATTTCCCATTCCCAGTCTGACCAATAATGGACCCGTCAGTTGCACCATGACTACCGTAACTCTAACGGCATCGGGCGGTACCTCCTATACATTCACGATGGGTGGAGTAGTAGTTGGGACACCGGGCTCATCGAACACGTTGAATGTGACCACGGCAGGTGGCTATGCGGTACGAGTGGCCAATGCTACTGGCTGTGCGAGTACGACCACTACCACAGTAGGCTCCATCGTTGCGACCGTCACTGTCGACAACCCAACTACGGCAAACGGAGTAAAGAATGCAGCGTTTAGTCAGGACTTCAGCGCACAGGGGGGCACTTCTCCCCGTAGGTTCAGTGTGGCCAGTGGTAGCTTGCCAACAGGACTAAACTTATCGACCACCGGTGTCTTATCGGGTACACCGACGCAAAGTGGTAGTTTCCCCATCACTGTACGAGCCACTGATATCAATGGTTGTTCAGGCGTGGGCGCTTCTTACGTGCTGACGATTGTGAACAACACACCCATTATTGACAATTTTGCAGCCGTGAGTAATGTAGTCTGTTCGGGCAGTCCCTTCACCTTCACGGCCACTGTAAGTAATGTAACAGGAACTTACAGTTACACACTTACGAACGGAATCAACACCCCGACAAGTGGTACCAAAACTAGTGCTACCTTCAGCCAAAGCCTAACTTCTGTGGGATCGGGAAGTCAGAGCTTCACGCTTGTTATCAGCGATAATAGTCAATCAGCATTTGTAACTACCGATGTAATCGTAAACTCATTACCAACGCCTAGTCTGACCAACAATGGGCCTATCAGTTGTACCCTGCCTGCGGTGACCTTAACTGCATTAGGCGGTAACTCGTACACGTTCACCACGAGTGGTGGCATAGTAGTCGGTATACCGGGAACAGCTAACACCGTGGATGTAACCACATCAGGTACCTATACGGTCAGAGTTGCTAATGCTACAGGCTGTGTAAGTACAACCACTACGAATGTTACTGGAACGATACCCACTATTACCGTTACGAATCCAGCAACCAAAAGTGGCACTGCGAATGTTGCGTTTAGCCAAAATTTTACGGCATCGGGTGGAACGGCTCCCCGCAGTTTCAGCATGGTTAGCGGTCGATTACCGGATGGATTGAGTTTAGCGTCAACGGGTAATCTGTCGGGTATACCCACCGAGGGAGGTAGTTTTACGATTGCTGTGGGCGCTACCGATGCGAACGGCTGTTCGGGGGTAGGAGCGGCTTATATACTGGCGATTACAGACAACACGCCCACTATTGCCGATTTTGCCGCCGTCAACAGCAGTGTTTGTGTAGGGAGTACAGTTACCTTCACTGCCACAGTAGGCAATGTGTCAGGGAGCTATACCTACACGCTTACAAACGGCAGTGGAACTCCCTCAACAGGTACAAAATCCGGTGCAGCCTTTAGCCTGAACGAAACGACCGCTGGCGCTGGCATCCAGAGTTTTACGCTAACTGTTCGAGACAATAATCAGTCATCAACAGCTGCGACCGATGTACTGGTGAGTTCGTTCCCGGTTCCTGGTCTGACCAATAATGGCCCAATCAGTTGCACGATGACTACCGTGACGTTGACAGCTTCAGGCGGAAACTCCTATACATTTACCCTTGGCGGAACAGTGGTAGGCTCATCCGGTTCAGCAAATACACTGGATGTGACCGTAGCGGGTACCTATACGGTTAGAGTTGCCAATGAATCCGGTTGTGCGAGCACGACCACAACAACGGTTACCAGCAATACGGCTATACCTGCCCTCACTGTTAGTCCCACCAGCGCTACGCTGACCAACGCCAATCCAAGTACCACCCTCACGGCCAGCGGTACGGGTAGCCTCCTTTGGTCGACGGGACAAACCACGCCTATGATCTCGGTAACCACCAGCGGCAACTACTCGGTCACGCTCACCGGTGCCAATGGATGTAAAGCTACCGCCAATGTGCCAGTAAGGGGCTCCGATTTAACCGCGAACATACTGTTACCACAAGCTCAGTTTGGCGCATCGGGTACAGCTGCCGTGGGTAATTTCGTGGTGAATGTGTTTGAAGTAGGTGGCTTACCCACGTCTTCCGGCAATGTGACCATTACGGTTACGGCGCCTATTGGCTATACCATAGCGTTTCCTGCCAGCCTAACCAGCATTGATGTACAGAATAGTGGTACAGTAAACGTGAATAACGGGCAATGGACCGTTACAAAGTCATTGGCGAATCGGCAGCTCAGCCTAACGATGAATTCAGGAACCTTCATTAGTGGAGGTGGCGAATCGAGTTTAGGCTTTACCCTCACCCGAACGAGTGCGAATTCAGGTAGTACGTCCAGCATTACGGTAAATGTGGCCGATGATCTGACCATGACCTACGATGGCAATTTGTCCAACAATGTATACGCCCGAATTATCAGCGGCTTGTAG
- a CDS encoding hybrid sensor histidine kinase/response regulator transcription factor produces MSTIRPPSSTGELVISVEDTGIGIAPANLATIFERFYQVKANRMGGPQTYEGTGIGLSLVSELVKILGGTIAVSSTEGVGTNFTVRLPLAGIEQQSVADGFEMMETAEHSDNLPVILTDTTLPTPVTDNILLIIDDNADIRAYVRTVFELDYHIIEAEDGLDGLEKATANLPNVIICDLMMPQLDGFGFCKALKTQEVTSHIPVIMLTAKARVEDRIVGFEVGADDYLIKPFNPTELRVRVNNLIQQRERLYYWFSHQTPASEEPSATSTTTGAPPVLPPADQKFLDRLSAIVNQNLSEPTFNVESLAEAANLSRTQLNRKLKAIADTSPTNFIREIRLTKATELLLEGEESVTQIAYAVGFDNPSYFTKVFQERYQTLPSQYGKTTNGRTIKDESSLM; encoded by the coding sequence ATGTCGACTATCCGCCCCCCGTCCTCAACCGGTGAATTAGTCATTTCGGTAGAGGATACGGGTATTGGTATTGCCCCGGCGAATCTGGCGACCATTTTCGAGCGGTTTTATCAGGTTAAAGCCAACCGCATGGGCGGACCGCAAACCTACGAAGGCACTGGTATTGGGTTATCGCTGGTTAGCGAGCTGGTAAAGATACTTGGGGGCACGATCGCCGTGTCAAGCACAGAGGGAGTAGGCACGAACTTCACGGTTCGCCTGCCGCTGGCAGGTATTGAACAGCAATCGGTGGCAGATGGCTTCGAGATGATGGAAACGGCAGAACATAGCGATAACCTCCCGGTAATTTTGACCGATACGACTCTGCCAACTCCGGTAACCGATAACATTCTGCTCATTATTGATGACAATGCCGACATTCGGGCATACGTACGGACTGTGTTTGAGTTGGACTACCACATCATTGAAGCCGAAGATGGACTGGACGGACTGGAAAAAGCAACGGCTAATTTACCGAACGTAATCATCTGCGATCTGATGATGCCCCAACTCGACGGGTTTGGCTTTTGTAAAGCGCTGAAAACTCAGGAAGTCACCAGTCACATTCCAGTGATCATGTTGACGGCTAAGGCAAGGGTAGAAGATCGTATTGTGGGTTTCGAAGTAGGAGCTGATGATTACCTGATCAAACCCTTCAACCCGACCGAACTGCGGGTGCGGGTGAACAACCTGATTCAGCAGCGTGAACGACTGTATTACTGGTTTAGCCACCAGACTCCTGCCAGCGAAGAGCCATCAGCAACCTCGACGACCACCGGGGCACCACCAGTACTGCCCCCAGCCGACCAGAAATTCCTCGACCGGCTGTCGGCCATCGTTAACCAAAATCTGAGTGAGCCCACATTTAATGTGGAATCGTTGGCCGAGGCTGCGAACCTAAGTCGCACGCAGCTTAACCGGAAGTTGAAAGCTATAGCTGACACCAGCCCAACTAACTTTATTCGGGAGATACGGCTGACTAAAGCGACCGAATTACTACTTGAGGGTGAGGAGAGCGTAACGCAAATAGCCTACGCCGTCGGGTTTGATAACCCATCTTACTTTACCAAAGTATTTCAGGAACGCTACCAGACGTTGCCCTCGCAATATGGCAAAACAACAAACGGGCGGACTATAAAAGACGAATCATCACTTATGTAG